GTCTATGGTAGACTATTGGCAAAAGAAAGATTGCTCAGATTGCACATACCACTAGAGAATCCCAATTGCTGCTTATGTGACCATCGGGTTATGGAGACAAGTACACATTTATTTGTAGACTGCAATTGGATCACAACTTTGAGAGTTGAACTTATTCAATGGACTAATGTTCAACTCCCCGTTGGAGAGCTGAAACATGTGTTGGAATGTATCAAGAGGAAGCACTGGAAAACATTCAAAAAGGATGTTATAGCAGCTGTTTGGGGAGCCATGACATACCAGACCTGGCGAGTTCAGAATTACAGAGTGTTTAAGGGTGCTATACTACAACCAACAGAAGTAGCAACACAGATAAAGAGAGAAATTGTACA
The sequence above is drawn from the Nicotiana tabacum cultivar K326 chromosome 13, ASM71507v2, whole genome shotgun sequence genome and encodes:
- the LOC142167954 gene encoding uncharacterized protein LOC142167954, with amino-acid sequence MEVSDLIWNSVALPRYRFHMWLVVYGRLLAKERLLRLHIPLENPNCCLCDHRVMETSTHLFVDCNWITTLRVELIQWTNVQLPVGELKHVLECIKRKHWKTFKKDVIAAVWGAMTYQTWRVQNYRVFKGAILQPTEVATQIKREIVQRIEVLRSSKKAHRSREFLHRILS